The Halictus rubicundus isolate RS-2024b chromosome 6, iyHalRubi1_principal, whole genome shotgun sequence genome contains the following window.
tgtcctttaaacattttttccagtAAACGCGGtataaatagcaataatactgttCATTTTTGTGCAACAAAGAAACTCCAGGTACTTTTCCACATAGATTAAAGATATCGATTGTAGTCATTTAAGATGCAATCTTTAATTTAATTGATTTATGAACGAACACTGTCGCACAAAAGTAGCTCTTAGTTTCCTTAAAGAAATATCTTCCCTATTTTTTCtatttcgtttaaaaatattattatattaaagagAAATCGGTCAAGTATAACTTGCCATGAACGTTACAGTAAATCGCCTTTAAAAAGTAAGTTTTGTGCAGTTTGCGAAGTGCTTTAAATATCCGATCGGCAGTGTGAGTATTTTGGAATTCTTATATTAACGAAACGTCAACGTGGAATCATTAATTTTGTTAAAGAGATCAGAGTGCGTTAAAATACTTCTCTTATGATATACTACAAATTGAATTCGTTTCGGAAATTTTGTTCCTCCTCGAAGAACTTtgtatacaatataattcaaaccTCCACTTACATGTTTCACGTACGTtactattaattaataaaaataatataaaacttTTTAACTCTTTTCTTAAACGTATATGCTTAGGTTGATAGAACTTGCGTAAATTCTTTTTGTATTTTGCTTTCACGTTTATTTATTACAAGCTTTGTGCTTCGTAGCATTCTAGAATtctatatttataattatttaatttctgtgtttCAATAAGAGTTTATATCGTCGGTGcataatattttaaacattgCTTACTTCGAGTAACCGATATTAATCTTAAACAACAGATCGAGTCTTACAAATTCAGCGAGCATTTTGTCGCTTTTACGGGAATCGTTCTAATCAAATCTAATGTTtccattttatgaaaaatattcgtGGAATAGATTCAGAATGGTTGATTTTAGCATGGCTTCCGTTTTATCTCCGTACGAAATATCCACAACCGTTTCGAGTTTCCAGGTTCGAGGAACGCCGGTTTCAAAGAAAATGGCGCACCGACTGCAGGTTCTCCACGCGGCGAGCATTTTGCTAAGTATTAAAAAGCTTTCAACAATCGGACGTTTTTCTTCTTGTCTTTCGAGGTAATGGTTTCCCCGACTATCATTTCcacattttctctctctctctctctctctctctctctttctctttctctctgtgttcCTCTCGTTAATCGTTCTAGGAATACGCGTCGAGAGCTCGAAAACGTTTCGCTCGTGAAAAATAGCTCTTTGACGAGTCGGCCCCTTTCACAAATGTCCCGTAGGAGCTCAAGTAATTCGAGGAATCGCCCAATGATCATTGCAATGACGACAACGGTTCCGGGGGATTAGAAACAACAAATAATCGCGGTCTCGACTAGTGCTAGCATTTTATGCGGTTACCTAGGCCATTGGCATTATTACAGAGAAATTAACATGGTATATTAGATTAATTTTCCACGCTCTTAGCTTTTACATTCAATCGTCAAAATTTACGTGCTCTGCAATGtggaattttttccaaaattatctGCCATCTATATCAAGATGTAAAAATCTCTAtgatctttgttgatttgaaaacTGATTTAAAATTTACGTCGTTGCCTTAGTGCTCTGCAATTTAgaatttcattcaaaattatttttgctaTCTGCATCTATTCTAAGGCGGACTCAACTTCGAACGGAACGTGTTTCAGCACAGGTACACAGAAAGCCAGCACCAGCCCCGAAAAACAGGATTCTCTGAAAAATCGACGCGCACCGATCGCCTCGAGATCGAGGAAGCTGTGTCCAAGCAGATAAAAGTTTCATCGAATACTGGAAGCAAGCATTCCAGTGAGTTACCGACTCGACGGAGGAGCTGAACAAAAACGGGCCTGGTGTTTGTTCGGCGCtgatataattaatatttcggTTTTTCGTTTGTTGAAGCCGCGAGCAAAAAGGGCTTTATTAAAATGTCACAATGGGTAGCGAGTATCGCGTCGAAAAAATGTAGAGAAAAGTGCTGTCAACGAAACGAATGATCGAAACGCGCGAGATCCTCGGTAGAAAGAAATCAGAATGGACGTCAAAGGGTCAAGCACCGGTCAAACGTTCCTCGATTCGTTTgtccattttctttttctttttttctttttggcaaATACTGTTGTTTACACCCTGCGCTTTCGTAGAAACGTCTATGCACATGGCCGTGTTGTCGACCACTCGACAGTGTCCTCCGAGTCACTTGAAAACTTACTCATGGCCTCGCGATGCTGTCGCGAAATCAACTCGCGTGTTAATTACACACCGTCATCATCGGTTGTCCTCCGTTACGGCGAAGAACCGCGGGCCCATATACACGTACACACACAGGCACGCAACACACACGTACACTGAAACGCGCTCGCACGCTCTTCCGTTAATAAAatctatataatttttaataaacaatttaCACGTATAACATAATCGATAAATTGTCATATCTGGTGTACGACGTATCTGCGTACACGTTCCTCGCCGTGTGCTCGCGCGTACGCACATACGCGTACATTGCGTGTATACTTTtcccttcctcttcttctttctctgtttcttttctctctttctctatacAACAATAAGTTCATTAATCGCTAGATAGGATCGTTCGCATCGATACTTTCGTCCTTGCGCTCCTCGTTAATCCCAACACTCTCTCACCGTTGTCGACATTGTACGTACCGGTATACAAGTATACTATGTATGCTGGACTACGATAAACGTCTCGACCGGAAGCGAGTACGATCCTTGAAATACGGCAAGACGCGCGAAATTCACTCAGGCTGTTGCACCGTGGCGAATAATAGGCGAAATGCTGGCCAAAATTTGCCCGTCGATGTGCAAAAATTGTCAACGGTTCTTAAGACATTTTACACATTcgagtaaaatatattttgacaTCAACAGCGCACAGTATCAGCAACATGTCTATTATAATCCCAGGAACAATTCTGCTTTGGATTTGTACGACAGTTCTTCGTTAAGCTTACATGAATTAGAAATTAGGGGGGTTAATATATTTTGGGTAAATTGTCaagatttaataaaataacTCTGAGAAGTGACAGAGTCGAATATTTATTAGTTAGTTCACCCTTATCCCTCCTATCAGGCACCATCTTTGTCAAGCGCTTAACGGTATGGTGGAATTGTCGGTTAACAATCACACTGAACAGTTGGAGTgataagggttaatatattaaACGCTACGTGTACGAACTTTTGTATCCGAAATTATCTGTCGAAATAAGCTCATCTCTTTTCACTTAAATCCAAAGAATTTCGCTCAACAATATTTCTTTGAACAGAGAAATACAATTTGCGATATTTACAATTGTTGAAAAGCTTTCATTTCATAAATTTCGTCTCGAAGATTAGACGTTTCAAGTTTAAAGAAAATACGACTGTACTTCTTGAAATTCTACCTACAATATAAACCCATCTTTAGGTACGCGTCTTTAAAGTTAGCGTCAACGAATCTGTGTCCCACTGTGTGCACAAAATCGACAATAACTTTCGAAGCCGCAGAGATTCGCGAAAGACAATTAGCGGAGTGTTTAGAGGAAGCTCTCCTCTtcaatgtaaaaaagaattaGCCTGGAGGCATGTTAAGAAAGTTACTATTTACACGAATAAACACAAAATCTACTATCATATTCGATTTTCGGTAGAGCCATTCCTGTAGAACCTGAAGAAGCTGTAGTGGCTTTCACCCTCCGTGAAACCAACGCCAATACACTATTGAAACACTATCCAAAGATCAATATAAGTACATTAAAGAGATTGTTAAAAACTCGTTCTAATTTTCTTCACAAAAGTTCATTCCACAAAATCATCCAAATTCCAACAGTCTCAAAACAATTATAATAGAAAAAACGCAGTAAAAATGTAATATTGTCAAAATATGCGTAGACGTCTCAAGAACCATCCATACTAAATAAATCCAAAAAATTGCACGTCGTTCTCGACTTTCAGCCAGAATTTCGTCACTGTTCGTCACCGCGCGACG
Protein-coding sequences here:
- the LOC143354767 gene encoding uncharacterized protein LOC143354767 produces the protein MFEKETRNQRLIRINLKNTVIGPHDTQIFPATVLSKKNYSLCDMRLFGGCDSHRYTESQHQPRKTGFSEKSTRTDRLEIEEAVSKQIKVSSNTGSKHSSELPTRRRS